CACGGAGAACGTGTCGTCTGAGCCCGTTTGCCGCAATAGCAGGCGGCGGCCCTTGACAAGTGGGCTGTTTGATACATGATCGAGGGGCGTAGGCGAGAAGCATGTGGGATCAATTGCTCGCGGACTGGTAATACGCCTCCGGGGTCAGGTATCCGTTCGACTGATGGATCCGCTGTCGGTTGTAGAAAGTCTTCATCTTCCCCCAAAAGGCCTCCATGGGTGCGTTATCCCAACAGTCCCCCTTGCAGGACATGCGGCAAATAAACCCGTGCGATTTGAGATATGCTTGGTAGTCGCAAGAGCAGTATTGGCTGCCTCTATCGGAGTGTGTTAGCACCCCTTTGGGCTTGGCTGAATGTTTGCGCCGCACCCTAAAAACGTAGCCAGTTCCTTGCCCCGAATACAGGCTACGGTGCGCCTAACTTTGCAGTCGAGCGACGGTAGACGCAACTATGAAGGGAATTGCTTCCTCCGGAAACGGCGAAACACAGCTGGCGTTGATTTCGCACAGCACATAGGTATCGGCCCCTAGCATGTCCTTCTGGCCCAAAAGAAAATCGCAATCCCAGATGATTGGGAGTTGGCTAGTGTCAATGCGCAGCAGTTCTTGCACAGCAGGGAGCCATTCCCGTTCGAGCTTGTACTTCAGCGACTGAAATTCAGGCTTGCTGGGCGGATGGTACAGGCGCGGCCCGGGTTGCGGCGCTGTGGAGGGCAGCGCACCTGCTGGGGCTGGGAAGAGGGCATTGACTGCTTGGTGGCCGAACCCCACTACTTGGTTGTGAACCAAGTAGCAGCGAATCATACCCTCAACTAGGCGCTCCTGATAGGCTTGGTCAATCACAAGGCCCTTGTTCACAAAGTAGGGCCGACATAGGTTAAGTAGGGCTTCGAGGGACATCACTTCTTCATACGAGCCTCGGATAGCTTGGCGCACGCAGACAGGGGTATCATAACTCAGCGCTAACGAGTCGCCACGCCGCCCATCGCCAAACAGCGAATCACCCTGCAACTGCACTCTCCACACGCCTATGCCGCCGTTGCCACGG
This window of the Bacillota bacterium genome carries:
- a CDS encoding DDE-type integrase/transposase/recombinase, with amino-acid sequence MLTHSDRGSQYCSCDYQAYLKSHGFICRMSCKGDCWDNAPMEAFWGKMKTFYNRQRIHQSNGYLTPEAYYQSASN
- a CDS encoding Cj0069 family protein, encoding MKTKHMRVAILHAENRTVGRKSSVESELFSKLFQGFVDSGVVALPVAYHDDNCGEVEPQLMQFDGVLVWVDPLEGGRDRTLLDAMLRRVASAGVFVSGHPDVILKIGTKEVLYSTREVGWGCDTHIYLALEQMYQELPRRLASGEARVLKQYRGNGGIGVWRVQLQGDSLFGDGRRGDSLALSYDTPVCVRQAIRGSYEEVMSLEALLNLCRPYFVNKGLVIDQAYQERLVEGMIRCYLVHNQVVGFGHQAVNALFPAPAGALPSTAPQPGPRLYHPPSKPEFQSLKYKLEREWLPAVQELLRIDTSQLPIIWDCDFLLGQKDMLGADTYVLCEINASCVSPFPEEAIPFIVASTVARLQS